A portion of the Esox lucius isolate fEsoLuc1 chromosome 20, fEsoLuc1.pri, whole genome shotgun sequence genome contains these proteins:
- the nup35 gene encoding nucleoporin NUP35 — MEFQGTEPMTLGSPTSPKPGPGAQFLPGFLMGDLPAPVTPQPRSFGVMEMRSPLQAGNSPPQPVVPTPKDKSGAPPVRSIYDDLSSPAIGLSPLGAHKQPFSLTQTPLSGYMAVTPGTASSLFSPAGIGHPAKSVMSPAQVDPFFTQGETLSSEDHLDDTWVTVFGFPPASASYILLQFAQYGNILKHVMSNTGNWMHIQYQSKLQARKALSKDGKVFGEAIMIGVKPCIDKNVMESSDRGPVSSGPVFTPPVRNGTPSHQGSTPRSSMRPLSAAYKASSNDYQVVADRQTPRKDDSLVSKAMEYMFGW, encoded by the exons ATGGAATTCCAAG GCACAGAACCAATGACTTTGGGTTCCCCTACATCACCAAAGCCTGGCCCGGGTGCCCAGTTCCTGCCCGGGTTTCTGATGGGGGATCTGCCAGCACCTGTCACACCCCAGCCTAGATCATTTGGTGTTATGGAAATGAGGTCACCACTTCAAGCAG GTAACTCTCCTCCCCAGCCGGTTGTTCCCACGCCAAAAGACAAGAGCGGCGCCCCTCCTGTTAGGAGCATCTATGATGACCTCTCCAGCCCGGCGATTGGCCTTTCACCTCTGGGTGCACACAAACAG CCCTTTTCATTGACTCAAACCCCCCTGTCAGGTTACATGGCAGTCACACCAGGAACAG CCTCCAGTCTATTCAGTCCTGCCGGCATCGGCCATCCAGCCAAGTCGGTCATGTCTCCTGCCCAGGTGGACCCGTTCTTCACCCAGGGAGAGACCCTGTCTTCTGAGGACCATCTGGACGATACGTGGGTCACTGTGTTTGG GTTCCCTCCGGCCTCTGCGTCATATATTCTGCTCCAGTTTGCCCAGTACGGAAACATCCTGAAACACGTG ATGTCCAACACTGGCAACTGGATGCATATTCAGTATCAGTCTAAACTCCAAGCGAGAAAAGCACTAAGCAAAGACGGGAAGGTTTTCGGCGAGGCTATAATGATTGGTGTTAAACCATGCATTGATAAG AATGTGATGGAGAGCTCCGACCGAGGCCCAGTGTCCTCTGGTCCAGTCTTCACTCCCCCTGTGAGGAACGGGACCCCCAGCCATCAGGGGTCCACACCGCGCTCCTCCATGAGGCCCCTCAGTGCTGCATACAAGGCCTCCAGCAATGACTACCAG GTGGTGGCCGACAGACAAACCCCCCGGAAGGACGACAGTTTGGTTTCCAAGGCAATGGAGTATATGTTCGGTTGGTGA